The genomic stretch AGCTGAAGTAGACATATGTACAGCTATAGGGGTAGCAGACATGTATCCCTGACCTATAACATACTGAATAGTGTCTCCGTCCCACCAATATTCGCCAATTTTTCTTCTTTTCCAATCGGCACTAGGAACGACTCCAACTTTTTCACCAGGTAAGTCTATACCTGTAATGTCTCCGAAACCTAGCATTTCAGCGTATCTTTTTATAAAGTTAGGACCAAGCTCATATGCCAAGTTGTAGAAATATGTATTGCATGAGAACTGAATGGCCCTGTACATATTTACATAACCATGCTGACCAGTACATCTGTAGAACCTATTTTCAAGAAGCATACCGCCTCCGCAGTATCTTGTAGTATTTACTCCTATTCTTTTTTCAGCTAAGGCTCCTACAGCTGTAACTAGTTTGAATGTTGAAGCTGGTGGGTATCTTCCTCTTATAGCTTTGTTCCAGAATGGATTTGCAGGGTTGTTAATAAGTTCTGCATACTTTTGTCTGTCTATTTTACCTATAAATATATTAGGATCATACCAAGGAGAGCTTACCATTGCTAATATTTCGCCTGTAGTAGGTTTTGATACTATTACAGTTCCTACTTGTCCTCTTATTAGGTCTTCAGCATCCTTTTGTATTTTAGAATCTATGCTTAATATAAGTTTTTTTCCCGGTATAGGCTTTCCTATTGCAGGACTTATAGTCTCTTTTACTCTGTTTCTTGAGTCTACTATCCACTGAACATAACCGTCTATTCCTCTAAGTTCTTTATCATAAAATTGTTCAACACCTTCTTTACCTATTACGCTGTTTCTTCTGTATCCCTCTGCCTGTTTGCTTTCAAACTCTTCCTGTGATATGTTTCCTATATATCCAAGTACATGCGTCATAGTTTCGCCAAGAGGGTAGTGTCTTACCGATTTGCTGCCGTAATAAACCCCTGGATATTCTTCAGATCTCTCCGCTAAATAACTCATTTGTGCCATGCTTATATTTTCTGATATCTCTACTGATTCATAGCTGTTTTTTGATACTTTCTCTAAACTTGATTTTATATGTCCTAAATCTATATTAAATACTTTTGAAACTCTGTATAATAATTCCTCTCTCTCAAAATAATTTTTTGGAAGATAAACTGGTATCATATACATTGTGTATGTTTTTATATTTTCAGCTACTATAATACCGTTTCTGTCATAAATTTCACCTCTGTATGCATCTATAGGTATTATCTGTTCTTTATTATTTCTTGCCAAACTGTCATAATGTTCATTTTGTATTATCTGAAGATAAAATAATCTTAATAACAGCAATGTTGTTACAAGTACTGATATTATAAATACAACTATTAATCTTTTTCTATATTTGAAGTCTTCGCTTATAATTTTTTTGTCTTTATTTAATTCTATTTCTAAAAAATTCATGCATAAACCTTCTTAATAATTATTAATTAATATAAGTAATATTATACTAACAAAAAATTTTTATCAATACTATAAGTAACGGTATTTTTTACTGTATTATTAATATTATTAGTTTATTTATATAATTTATATAATTTATATAATAATAGAATGTTTCAGCATTAAAAATAATTAATATTTAAAATGCTGAAACATATAATTTTATAATAAAAAATATTATAAAAAGTGATATTGATTAAGTATTCTTATATTAATTTTGCTGCAAATACTTATGATATTCATTTAAATCCAAATTATCAGTATTAGCATGATATATACATAATGGATTTTCTGCTTTCAAACCTAAATATTTAAAACTTGTTGTTATAGGAGATAGTATAGTATTAATACCAAACTCCAAAGAATCATAAAAAGATTTCTCTCCTCCTGCAGTAGTAATTATTTGAAAAGTTTTTCCTTCTAAACATTTGCTTTCGCTGCCATAAAGTATATCAGTTAAAACAGTATCCTCCCATTCTTTTAATAGGCTCGGAGTGCTGAACCAAAACAATGGAAACTGAAATATTATTTTATCATGTTCTTTTAATAAAGATATTTCTGACTTCACATTGTCTTTACTTATTTTATTATCTTTATATATTTCATTTAAATTATGAATTGTAATGTCTTTAAAATCTTTTATTGATTCTAATAGTTTACGATTGACTTTAGAATCATTCCAATAGGTATGTGAAAAAATTATAAGTGTTTTCATTTTATTTTTCTCCTTTGATGTATTAATTTTTATTTTATTATTTTTTAAATATTATTATTTTTTCTAATTTTTATTTTTGGTAAATAGTAGCTTATAAATATAAATAAACCCATTATAGATAAATAATCCATAAAGAAAAGTATTACAGGCTCTTCATAATTAAAAAAAGCAAACTCTACAAGCAAAAACATTTTATTGTATAATTCTCTTTTTATAAATGAAATAATACCATATACAGCAATTAATGAAGCTATTATTAACGCTATTTGTTTTTTTATATTGATAAACTTTTTACTCATATTGATAAACATACCCCAATGCATTCCTAAATGTGCCGACATAAATATAAATCCCCAAGAGCTTGAAATCATATGAAGACGTCTTGTAAACATTCCGCTGTTATGAATATTCAAAAATCCAAGCACCCTTTGAGAAAATAGTATTCCGCTTATCATTAATCCTATCATACATAAAAAAAGCATAGTATTAATAAATGTACTTAAAACCCTATTAAAATTATATTTTCCTTTAGGCAAGTTTTTGTACCAATTAAAATTAAGTATATGATGAAGTATAAAAAATATAAAAAGAAGAAAACCCAAATATTCATGTACGGCATCTCCAGTAAAATGATATGCCATCAAAATAAAAAATAGTAAAGTCATTATTATGTCTACAGTTGTTTTTATTATTTTTTTAGTCATTATGTATTTTACTCCTTTTTATATTATTATATTAATTCTTTAATAATCCAACTTTCTAAGCCAATCTAAAACTTTATTTTTTGATGTTTTTACTTCTGGTCTGTATATTCCTATAGGCTCTAATATTTTGCAGTCATCTGGAAGTAAGTTTCTCAAATCTCTTATAGTTCTTGAAAGCCCTCCTGTTCCATGAGTACAAAATGGTATTATGGTTTTTCCAGATAGATCATAGCTTTCAACAAATGTGAAAATAGCCATAGGGCAAGTATACCACCAATTAGGAAAACCCAAAAATATAACATCATAATCATCTATATTATTAACTCTTTGAGTAAGTCTTGGTCTTTCGTTATTATCCCTTTCTTTTCTAGCTTGATTAAGACATTCATCATAATCGCTTGAGTATTTATTTTCTGTTTTTATACTAAATAAATCGCCTCCTGTTTCCTCTTGTATCCATCCTGCAATTAATGCAGCATTGCCCGGAGAAAGTACGCTTGCAGATGTTTCAGCATCTGGGTCTATAGATGAAGGATTTTCAACTACAGTATTATCTGCCCAAGTAAAATATGCTATTAATATTTTTGAATTGCTTTGAGTATAATTAATATTAACATAATTATTTTGAGTATTATAATTATTATCACTTTCTATATTAGAAGTATTGTTATTTTTGCATGATATAACTATTGATAAAAGTAAAAAAATTAAGATTAAATTTTTCATATAACCTCCTATTATTTTTTAATAGTACGCCTATTATTTATTTTTTTATGACATGTGGAAGCAAAAAATTATTAACAAGCTTAAAATATTATTTATTATTTGATAATTCTCCATACCACCAAGAAGCTGTTACGCCTCCGTCCATAAGAAAATCACTTCCGGAAATAAAAGAGCCTCTATCACTCATTAAAAGCTCAGCCACATTTGCTACATCATCTGGAGTTCCTGCTCTTTTTGAAGGGCAAAGTTCAAGCATTTTTCTGTAGCTTTCTCCTCTTGGTCCGTTTAATTCATCATTGGCTAAAGGTGTAATTATTATACCGGGACTTATTGAATTTAACCTTGCTCCTCTTTTACCCCAATTTCCAGATTCATACATTACCCTTAAACAATTGCATCTTTTTGATAATTGATATGCCTTTAAAGTGTCTGTTGCTTTATCAAGTATAGGCAAAGATAATAATTTTTCAGTAGGAGTAGTTGCAAGTATTTTATTTTCTTCATCTGTCAAAGAACCTAAACGGTAGCCAGATTGTGAAGATATTGTTATACCGCTTCCTCCTTCTTCTATCACTTTACCAAACTCTTCAAGAAGTACAGATGTTCCATATAAATCAACTTTTAAAATATCTTTAATAGATGCTTGAGACGGCGAAACTCCTGCAGCATTAACAAAATATTTTATTTTTCCAAAACTTTTTGCAAAATCAATAAGTTTTAATATAGATTCTCTTGAAGAAATATCTGTTTCATATACAGAAGTTTGAAACCCAGCATTATATAATATTTGAGATTCTCTTTCAGCATTTTTTATGTTTAAATCTGCAAGTACTATATGTTTTCCTATTCCCATTCTTCTGGCTATTGCAATTCCTATAGAACCAGAGCCTGTTAAAACAAATACATCTTTTTTATTGTTCATTTTTATTCTCCTTAATAATTATTTATTTTTAAATTTCTTATCCAAGACTTTATTCTGCCGTCCTCGTATTGTATATTAGAGGAGTCTAATGCCAAGCCATTTAATATATTGGCATTTTTTATCATGTTTCTAATAGTATTATATGATCTTCCAGCACCGTATCCGTCATGAGTACAAAATGGTACTATAGTTTTTGATGACAAATTATAATCTCTTATAAATGAACGCACTGCCATTGGTACATCATTAGCCCATACTGGATATCCTATAAAAACAGTATTATATTTGTTTATATCAATATTTAGCGGCTTTATTTTTGGAAAATAATTATTACGCATTTCTTCATGATTTTTATCAACTAAATCGTCGAAGTTATCAGTGTATTTATCAACTGTTTCTATTAATCTAATATCAGCATTTAATTCGTTTTTTATTATATTAGCAGCATATTCTGTAGTACCCACTCTGTTATTATTTGCTATAATGCTTGCTGAAGTTGATGCGTCTATATTATCTTTAAATAAAGTATTTCCTACTCTTGAAAAATAAACAATCAAAATTTTTGAATTCTGTGCATATCCTATGTATGTAAACACTATAGAAAATATTATAATAATATATTTTTTCATGTACACTCCTTTTATGATAAAATTAATTTCTATATTTTATAAATGTATTGTCAGCTTTCGCAGAGCGAAGGCGGGAAAAAAATAACAAAAAATTTACAAACTTAAAAATTGTCAGTATAAACTAAAAGTTATATTTGCTCTTCTTTCTCCGTTGTTATATAAATCATGAAAAATACTTAAATCTGATGTAACTTTTACCTCCTATAGTAAGATTGGGATTAGTTTATTGTTTTATTATTTTGTATTTGCTTTCAGTTAAAAAATATTTATTAATTTATATACTGAAAGCAAGTTTATAATTTTTATAGTATGTTTATATTTTGAAGCCATGTTCTTATATTATTTTCTGAGCTATTAACACTTCTTCCAGATATACTTAGATGGTTTAATATATCAGAGTTAGGGCATAAAGTTTTTATATCATTTAAACTTCTTCCCATACCGCCTCCGCCATGTGTGCATAAAGGAGCTATTTTTTTACCGCTGAAATTATGAGTTTGTAATAATTGTTTTACTGCCTGAGGAATAGTGCCCCACCAATTAGGGTAACATAATATTATAGTGTCATAGTTAGCTAGATTATCTATATTAGCACTTAATCTCGGTAAAACATTATTATTTAATTCATCTCTTGCCTGATTTATAGTATCATTATAATCAGTAGGGTAGCTTTCTGCAGTTTTTACTTCAAACATATCAGCATGCGTCATGTTCTTTATCATATTGGCAGCTGTTTTCGTGTTTCCGCCCCAAGAGAAATACACTATTAAAGTTTTTGAGCTTTGAGCGTATAAGCCTCCTATTAATAATGTGCTTGAAAGAAGTAATGATACTAATATTGTTTTGATAATTTTTCTCATATTTAAACTCTCCTTTTATAAAATTTTTTTATTAACTTTTATAAAAAATGTATAGCTATTTTGCATTTTTTATTTATGTTATTATCAATAGATATAATAAGTATTATTCTTGTTTATTATTATTGTATATTGTTAATTACAGTTATAGCGTTTAATGTTCTTGGGTATCCTATATAAGGAAGGCATTGAGTTACAGCTTCTATCATCATATCTTTTGTGTTTCCCATTGCTATATTAGCATTTGCATGTGCTGTAGCCTGAGGTTCAGCTCCTCCTAAAGATATTATCATTATGAATGTTAAAAGCTCTCTTGTTTTTAAATCCAAACCTGTTCTAGTATAGAAATCTCCGAAACAGTTAGCTGATAAATAGTTCTGAATATGTTTTTGATTTGGGGCAGCATTTGAATGAGCAGTAAGTATTGCATTTCCAAATATGCTTACCTGAGTTTCTAATCCCTTATCAAATCTTGTTTCCTCTGTAACAGTTGATTGACTTTCTATAGGAAGTGATATATTTTTTGCTTTAAAAACTTCATTTGCTTTTTCTAAAGCTGCAAATACTCTTGGAAAACCTACATAAGGAGAACATTGATATAATGCCTCTTTTATCTCTATAGGTGTAACTCCAACATTCAAAGCTATTTCTACATGATCTTTTATAAAGTCAGTGCCTTGTGAAGCTGTTAGAGAAACTAATGTTACAAGTTCTCTTAATTTTGCATCTAATGAACCATGATTATAAACTTCGCCGTATAAAAAGTTATTGAATATACTTTCTAATTCTTCATCATTTGGTTTTGATGATTTAGCCTCTCTTTTGAATAATTCATTATATTTACTATTTGCTTTTTCTGTCATAGTTAGATTTCCTCCGCTATTATTAGTATTATTGTTATTTGCCTGACAAGATAATATTGTCATTAATAAAAATATTGATAAACTTAATTTTAATATTTTTTTCATTTAATAATCTCCTTATATTTTAATATTTCATATTTAATAATTTTTTTATAAACTTTTCATCTTCATTAAGAAATATAATATTTTTATTATTGTCTAAAGTTTTTATAATATTCATATCATTATCATCTAATATAAAATCAAATATTTTAGAGTTTTCTATTATCCTCTCTTTATTAACACTTTTGGGTATAATAGGTATATTTCTTTGAGTTAGCCATCTTAAAATAACTTGAGCTATAGTTTTATTATATTTTTTTCCTATACTTTTTAATATTTCATTATTGAAAATATTATTACTGCCTTCTGCTAAAGGAGCCCAAGATTCTAATGTGATATTATACTCTTTCATTAATTCTTGGTCTTCCCATCTTTGAAAGAATGGATGAGTTTCTATTTGATTAATAGCCGGTATTATTTTATGATTATGTACAAAATCAATTAATCTATCTTTATAGAAGTTGCAAACTCCTATAGCTTTTATATGTCCAGCTTCGTATAATTCTTCAATTGCTTTCCAAGCAGAATAATAATTACCAAAAGGCATATGGATCAAATATAAATCTAAATAATCTAATCCCAATTTTTCCATAGATATTTGAAATGCTTTTTTTGCCTTATCATAATCTGCATCTTGTATCCATAATTTTGTGGTTATAAACATCTCTTTTCTATTTATACCGCTTTCTTTTATAGCATCTCCTACCGCTTTTTCATTCATATATATAGATGCTGTGTCTATATGTCTGTAGCCTGCTTCAATAGCATAAATACATGCTTTTTTGCATTCTTCGTAATTATCTATTTGGTATACTCCAAATCCAAGAATAGGCATTTCAACACCATTATTTAGTTTTATATTATTCATAATCTCTCCATTTTTTTATTATACCTATTTTATTTTTTTATTTTAGCATTAGAGTTTACTCCAATGTCAATAGCAAAATTGTAATTTTTTTATTTAATTTTATAAATTAGCAATTTTTAAT from Brachyspira murdochii DSM 12563 encodes the following:
- a CDS encoding NAD(P)H-dependent oxidoreductase, whose product is MKTLIIFSHTYWNDSKVNRKLLESIKDFKDITIHNLNEIYKDNKISKDNVKSEISLLKEHDKIIFQFPLFWFSTPSLLKEWEDTVLTDILYGSESKCLEGKTFQIITTAGGEKSFYDSLEFGINTILSPITTSFKYLGLKAENPLCIYHANTDNLDLNEYHKYLQQN
- a CDS encoding SDR family oxidoreductase, which gives rise to MNNKKDVFVLTGSGSIGIAIARRMGIGKHIVLADLNIKNAERESQILYNAGFQTSVYETDISSRESILKLIDFAKSFGKIKYFVNAAGVSPSQASIKDILKVDLYGTSVLLEEFGKVIEEGGSGITISSQSGYRLGSLTDEENKILATTPTEKLLSLPILDKATDTLKAYQLSKRCNCLRVMYESGNWGKRGARLNSISPGIIITPLANDELNGPRGESYRKMLELCPSKRAGTPDDVANVAELLMSDRGSFISGSDFLMDGGVTASWWYGELSNNK
- a CDS encoding flavodoxin yields the protein MRKIIKTILVSLLLSSTLLIGGLYAQSSKTLIVYFSWGGNTKTAANMIKNMTHADMFEVKTAESYPTDYNDTINQARDELNNNVLPRLSANIDNLANYDTIILCYPNWWGTIPQAVKQLLQTHNFSGKKIAPLCTHGGGGMGRSLNDIKTLCPNSDILNHLSISGRSVNSSENNIRTWLQNINIL
- the mrdA gene encoding penicillin-binding protein 2; this translates as MNFLEIELNKDKKIISEDFKYRKRLIVVFIISVLVTTLLLLRLFYLQIIQNEHYDSLARNNKEQIIPIDAYRGEIYDRNGIIVAENIKTYTMYMIPVYLPKNYFEREELLYRVSKVFNIDLGHIKSSLEKVSKNSYESVEISENISMAQMSYLAERSEEYPGVYYGSKSVRHYPLGETMTHVLGYIGNISQEEFESKQAEGYRRNSVIGKEGVEQFYDKELRGIDGYVQWIVDSRNRVKETISPAIGKPIPGKKLILSIDSKIQKDAEDLIRGQVGTVIVSKPTTGEILAMVSSPWYDPNIFIGKIDRQKYAELINNPANPFWNKAIRGRYPPASTFKLVTAVGALAEKRIGVNTTRYCGGGMLLENRFYRCTGQHGYVNMYRAIQFSCNTYFYNLAYELGPNFIKRYAEMLGFGDITGIDLPGEKVGVVPSADWKRRKIGEYWWDGDTIQYVIGQGYMSATPIAVHMSTSAIINDGVMYRPHVVKEIRSSQTDEVIYNNDKIIIKKLDIDKNIFTVVKEGMRMAVSGGTARNGAWSPHIKLAAKTGTAQNAQGKDHTWVTIFGPYNPRPTDDMVAVTVMLEHSGGGGGATAGPIATAMLRSILGGENAVEARNVIYARMQYIYQQIRLAREKMKEEQENGENPENIDGEQQKEEDKKDANEDERIKYE
- a CDS encoding DUF4405 domain-containing protein, yielding MTKKIIKTTVDIIMTLLFFILMAYHFTGDAVHEYLGFLLFIFFILHHILNFNWYKNLPKGKYNFNRVLSTFINTMLFLCMIGLMISGILFSQRVLGFLNIHNSGMFTRRLHMISSSWGFIFMSAHLGMHWGMFINMSKKFINIKKQIALIIASLIAVYGIISFIKRELYNKMFLLVEFAFFNYEEPVILFFMDYLSIMGLFIFISYYLPKIKIRKNNNI
- a CDS encoding aldo/keto reductase, translating into MNNIKLNNGVEMPILGFGVYQIDNYEECKKACIYAIEAGYRHIDTASIYMNEKAVGDAIKESGINRKEMFITTKLWIQDADYDKAKKAFQISMEKLGLDYLDLYLIHMPFGNYYSAWKAIEELYEAGHIKAIGVCNFYKDRLIDFVHNHKIIPAINQIETHPFFQRWEDQELMKEYNITLESWAPLAEGSNNIFNNEILKSIGKKYNKTIAQVILRWLTQRNIPIIPKSVNKERIIENSKIFDFILDDNDMNIIKTLDNNKNIIFLNEDEKFIKKLLNMKY
- a CDS encoding carboxymuconolactone decarboxylase family protein, translated to MKKILKLSLSIFLLMTILSCQANNNNTNNSGGNLTMTEKANSKYNELFKREAKSSKPNDEELESIFNNFLYGEVYNHGSLDAKLRELVTLVSLTASQGTDFIKDHVEIALNVGVTPIEIKEALYQCSPYVGFPRVFAALEKANEVFKAKNISLPIESQSTVTEETRFDKGLETQVSIFGNAILTAHSNAAPNQKHIQNYLSANCFGDFYTRTGLDLKTRELLTFIMIISLGGAEPQATAHANANIAMGNTKDMMIEAVTQCLPYIGYPRTLNAITVINNIQ
- a CDS encoding flavodoxin, which encodes MKNLILIFLLLSIVISCKNNNTSNIESDNNYNTQNNYVNINYTQSNSKILIAYFTWADNTVVENPSSIDPDAETSASVLSPGNAALIAGWIQEETGGDLFSIKTENKYSSDYDECLNQARKERDNNERPRLTQRVNNIDDYDVIFLGFPNWWYTCPMAIFTFVESYDLSGKTIIPFCTHGTGGLSRTIRDLRNLLPDDCKILEPIGIYRPEVKTSKNKVLDWLRKLDY
- a CDS encoding flavodoxin, whose amino-acid sequence is MKKYIIIIFSIVFTYIGYAQNSKILIVYFSRVGNTLFKDNIDASTSASIIANNNRVGTTEYAANIIKNELNADIRLIETVDKYTDNFDDLVDKNHEEMRNNYFPKIKPLNIDINKYNTVFIGYPVWANDVPMAVRSFIRDYNLSSKTIVPFCTHDGYGAGRSYNTIRNMIKNANILNGLALDSSNIQYEDGRIKSWIRNLKINNY